A genomic segment from Streptomyces sp. NBC_01233 encodes:
- a CDS encoding putative leader peptide, with translation MVSHDVSIETPGRLLLVARLHVDLCRLASAICPAV, from the coding sequence ATGGTTTCCCACGACGTGAGCATCGAGACGCCCGGCAGGCTGCTGCTCGTGGCGCGGCTGCACGTCGACCTGTGCCGCCTCGCCAGCGCCATCTGTCCTGCCGTCTGA
- a CDS encoding M67 family metallopeptidase translates to MLTLTQALYDQIVEHARRDHPDEACGVVAGPAGTGRPERFIPMLNAARSPTFYEFDSKDLLKLYRELDDRDEEPVIVYHSHTATEAYPSRTDITYANEPGAHYVLVSTADEDGLGAFQFRSYRIVDGVITEEEVQVVEAY, encoded by the coding sequence ATGCTGACCCTCACCCAGGCCCTGTACGACCAGATCGTCGAGCACGCCCGCCGGGACCACCCCGACGAGGCGTGCGGCGTCGTGGCGGGCCCGGCCGGCACCGGCCGCCCCGAGCGGTTCATCCCGATGCTCAACGCGGCCCGCTCGCCCACGTTCTACGAGTTCGACTCGAAGGATCTGCTGAAGCTCTACCGCGAGCTGGACGACCGGGACGAGGAGCCGGTGATCGTCTACCACTCGCACACCGCCACCGAGGCCTACCCCTCGCGCACCGACATCACGTACGCGAACGAGCCCGGCGCGCACTACGTCCTCGTCTCGACGGCGGACGAGGACGGCCTCGGAGCGTTCCAGTTCCGCTCGTACCGGATCGTCGACGGCGTGATCACCGAGGAAGAAGTGCAGGTCGTCGAGGCCTACTGA
- a CDS encoding amino acid permease — protein sequence MTSVQVEQHGKTPGEGTQGEGGEGYHRTLGARQIQMIAIGGAIGTGLFLGAGKAISKAGPSLILAYAIAGLVIFFIMRALGELLMYRPVSGSFSDYAREFLGPFWGYVTGWTYWLFWVVTGITEVTAAAQYMSYWTHDSFPQWAYALIFTVILYAANLISVKLFGELEFWFSMVKVTAIVGMILICAGILTIGFSDAADTATVTNLWNDGGFFPKGIGGTLMTLQIVMFAFLAVELVGVTAGESKDPEKTLPKAINTVPWRIAVFYVGALIMILSVVPWTHFQPGVSPFVAAFERMGLGIGAAIVNFVVLTAALSSCNSGMYSTGRMLRDLALNGQGPKVFTKLTKSGTPLIGTTVSAGLMLVGVWINYVAPGKAFDYVVSFATISGMWAWIMILVCQIRYRAKADRGELPQSAFRAPGAPYTSWFALLFIGMVIVMMGADKDSRVSLYCAPLWGLILGVSYLVMKSRDPRGAAFTKAS from the coding sequence ATGACCTCTGTGCAGGTCGAGCAGCACGGCAAGACGCCCGGCGAGGGCACTCAGGGCGAGGGCGGCGAGGGATACCACCGCACGCTCGGCGCCCGGCAGATCCAGATGATCGCGATCGGCGGAGCCATCGGCACCGGCCTGTTCCTGGGCGCCGGCAAGGCGATCTCCAAGGCCGGCCCCAGCCTCATCCTGGCGTACGCGATCGCGGGCCTGGTCATCTTCTTCATCATGCGGGCCCTGGGCGAGCTGCTCATGTACCGCCCCGTCTCCGGCTCCTTCTCGGACTACGCCCGCGAGTTCCTGGGCCCGTTCTGGGGATACGTCACCGGCTGGACGTACTGGCTGTTCTGGGTGGTCACCGGCATCACCGAGGTCACGGCCGCCGCGCAGTACATGTCGTACTGGACCCACGACAGCTTCCCGCAGTGGGCCTACGCGCTGATCTTCACCGTCATCCTCTACGCCGCCAACCTGATCTCCGTGAAGCTCTTCGGTGAGCTGGAGTTCTGGTTCTCCATGGTCAAGGTCACCGCCATCGTCGGCATGATCCTGATCTGCGCGGGCATCCTCACCATCGGCTTCTCCGACGCGGCCGACACCGCCACCGTCACCAACCTGTGGAACGACGGCGGCTTCTTCCCCAAGGGCATCGGCGGCACGCTGATGACCCTGCAGATCGTCATGTTCGCCTTCCTCGCGGTCGAGCTGGTCGGCGTCACCGCCGGCGAGTCCAAGGACCCCGAGAAGACCCTGCCCAAGGCCATCAACACCGTGCCGTGGCGCATCGCCGTCTTCTACGTCGGCGCACTGATCATGATCCTGTCGGTCGTCCCGTGGACGCACTTCCAGCCGGGCGTCTCGCCCTTCGTCGCCGCCTTCGAGCGCATGGGCCTCGGCATCGGCGCCGCGATCGTCAACTTCGTGGTGCTGACCGCGGCCCTGTCCTCCTGCAACTCGGGCATGTACTCCACCGGCCGCATGCTGCGCGACCTCGCGCTCAACGGCCAGGGCCCGAAGGTCTTCACCAAGCTCACCAAGAGCGGCACCCCGCTCATCGGCACCACCGTCTCCGCCGGGCTGATGCTGGTCGGCGTCTGGATCAACTACGTCGCCCCGGGCAAGGCCTTCGACTACGTCGTCTCCTTCGCCACCATCTCCGGCATGTGGGCCTGGATCATGATCCTGGTCTGCCAGATCCGCTACCGGGCCAAGGCCGACCGCGGCGAGCTGCCGCAGTCCGCGTTCCGCGCGCCCGGCGCCCCGTACACGAGCTGGTTCGCGCTGCTCTTCATCGGCATGGTCATCGTGATGATGGGCGCCGACAAGGACTCCCGCGTCTCGCTGTACTGCGCCCCGCTGTGGGGTCTGATCCTGGGCGTCTCGTACCTGGTGATGAAGTCCCGCGACCCGCGCGGCGCGGCCTTCACCAAGGCTTCGTAG
- a CDS encoding DUF2017 domain-containing protein has product MGGTFQPLKGGGGAAIALDEIEISILRSLAVQMLELIGPGEPEPAEDADPLAALFAEGPSEPPTDPALARLFPDAYGGPDGPGPKEDPEELRAHSAEFRRFTENDLRTRKREDALAVVRSLDGLTPAGDGAAVLELTGELPLRWLGALNDLRLTLAARLDITEDDESAALFRLPDDDPRKPMVMAYLWLGGLQETLIETL; this is encoded by the coding sequence ATGGGCGGCACGTTCCAGCCCCTGAAGGGCGGCGGCGGCGCCGCCATCGCGCTCGACGAGATCGAGATCTCCATCCTGCGCTCCCTGGCCGTCCAGATGCTCGAACTCATCGGCCCCGGCGAGCCGGAGCCCGCCGAGGACGCCGACCCGCTCGCCGCGCTGTTCGCCGAGGGTCCCTCCGAGCCCCCGACCGACCCCGCGCTGGCCCGGCTCTTCCCCGACGCCTACGGAGGCCCGGACGGGCCGGGGCCCAAGGAGGACCCGGAGGAGCTGCGCGCCCACTCGGCGGAGTTCCGCCGCTTCACCGAGAACGACCTGCGCACCCGCAAGCGGGAGGACGCGCTGGCCGTCGTGCGCAGCCTGGACGGGCTCACCCCGGCCGGTGACGGGGCGGCGGTGCTGGAGCTGACCGGGGAGCTGCCGCTGCGCTGGCTCGGCGCGCTCAACGACCTGCGCCTGACCCTCGCGGCCCGTCTCGACATCACCGAGGACGACGAGAGCGCGGCGCTGTTCCGGCTGCCGGACGACGACCCGCGCAAGCCGATGGTGATGGCGTACCTCTGGCTGGGCGGGCTGCAGGAGACGCTCATCGAGACGCTGTGA
- the clpS gene encoding ATP-dependent Clp protease adapter ClpS, with amino-acid sequence MGQVSVAPVEIERTESAEETFAVPEPDVPWVTLVHNDPVNLMSYVAYVFQAYFGYSKDVAHKLMLDVHHKGRAVVSSGTREEMERDVQAMHGYGLWATLSQDRN; translated from the coding sequence ATGGGACAAGTGAGTGTTGCTCCTGTAGAGATCGAACGCACCGAATCGGCCGAAGAGACCTTCGCGGTACCCGAACCCGACGTCCCCTGGGTGACCCTGGTGCACAACGACCCGGTCAACCTCATGAGCTACGTGGCGTACGTGTTCCAGGCGTACTTCGGCTATTCGAAGGACGTGGCGCACAAGCTGATGCTCGATGTCCACCACAAGGGGCGGGCGGTCGTGTCCAGCGGCACCCGCGAGGAAATGGAGCGCGACGTGCAGGCCATGCACGGCTACGGCCTGTGGGCGACCCTCTCCCAGGACCGCAACTGA
- a CDS encoding nicotinate phosphoribosyltransferase, whose amino-acid sequence MNPADLGLPVDVPSTALFTDHYELTMLQAALANGTADRRSVFEVFTRRLPEGRRYGVVAGTGRVLDAVENFRFDGAVLEFLRERAVIDMRTLDWLASYRFSGDIWGYPEGEVYFPGSPILRVEGSFAECVLLETVILSILNHDSAIAAAASRMSSAAGDRPLIEMGARRTHELAAVAASRAAYVGGFASTSDLAAGFRYGIPTVGTSAHAFTLVHDSERDAFTAQVASLGRGTTLLVDTYDVAEAVRTAVEVAGTDLGAVRIDSGDLLLVAHRVRQQLDELGATATKIVVTSDLDEYAIASLAAAPVDAYGVGTQLVTGSGHPTCSMVYKLVARAVSADPKATLAPVAKKSTGGKTSIGGRKWAARRRDAEGVAEAEVVGTGPVPSALADHQLLTQLVKAGEVVAREPLEAARERHCAARAGLPLSATQLSRGEAVLPTEYV is encoded by the coding sequence ATGAACCCTGCGGACCTGGGCCTGCCGGTGGACGTGCCGTCGACAGCGCTCTTCACGGACCATTACGAGCTCACGATGCTGCAGGCCGCCCTGGCCAACGGCACCGCCGACCGCCGCTCGGTCTTCGAGGTCTTCACCCGGCGGCTGCCCGAGGGGCGCCGTTACGGGGTGGTCGCGGGAACCGGGCGGGTGCTGGACGCGGTGGAGAACTTCCGCTTCGACGGCGCGGTGCTGGAGTTCCTGCGCGAGCGGGCCGTCATCGACATGCGGACCCTGGACTGGCTGGCCTCGTACCGCTTCTCCGGCGACATCTGGGGCTACCCGGAGGGGGAGGTCTACTTCCCCGGGTCGCCGATCCTGCGGGTCGAGGGCAGCTTCGCGGAGTGCGTGCTGCTGGAGACCGTGATCCTTTCGATCCTGAACCACGACTCGGCGATCGCCGCGGCCGCTTCCCGGATGTCCTCGGCGGCGGGCGACCGCCCGCTGATCGAGATGGGCGCGCGGCGCACGCACGAACTGGCGGCGGTGGCCGCGTCGCGGGCCGCGTACGTGGGCGGCTTCGCCTCGACCTCGGACCTGGCGGCCGGCTTCCGGTACGGGATCCCGACGGTCGGCACGAGCGCGCACGCCTTCACCCTGGTGCACGACAGCGAGCGGGACGCCTTCACCGCGCAGGTGGCCTCGCTGGGACGGGGCACCACCCTTCTGGTGGACACCTACGACGTGGCCGAGGCCGTCCGCACCGCCGTCGAGGTGGCCGGCACCGACCTCGGCGCGGTCCGGATCGACTCCGGCGACCTGCTGCTGGTCGCCCACCGGGTGCGGCAGCAGCTGGACGAGCTGGGGGCGACGGCGACGAAGATCGTGGTCACCTCGGACCTGGACGAGTACGCCATCGCCTCGCTGGCGGCGGCGCCCGTGGACGCGTACGGCGTGGGCACGCAGCTCGTGACGGGCAGCGGGCACCCGACGTGCTCGATGGTCTACAAGCTGGTGGCGCGGGCCGTCTCCGCGGACCCCAAGGCGACGCTGGCTCCGGTGGCGAAGAAGTCCACGGGCGGCAAGACCTCCATCGGCGGCCGCAAGTGGGCGGCTCGGCGCAGGGACGCGGAGGGCGTCGCCGAGGCGGAGGTCGTCGGGACCGGGCCGGTCCCCTCGGCCCTGGCCGACCACCAGCTGCTGACCCAGCTGGTCAAGGCCGGCGAGGTGGTCGCCCGCGAGCCGCTGGAGGCCGCGCGCGAACGCCACTGCGCCGCCCGCGCCGGGCTGCCGCTGTCCGCGACGCAGCTCTCGCGCGGCGAGGCCGTGCTCCCCACGGAGTACGTGTAG
- a CDS encoding isochorismatase family protein, translating to MHRALIVVDVQNDFCEGGSLAVTGGADVAAAVTEYIGQATPAYRHVVATRDHHIDPGAHFAHPPAEPDFETSWPVHCVAGTEGVGFHPNFAPAVASGAVAAVFDKGAYEAAYSGFEGADENGATLGQWLRDRQVTEVDVVGIATDHCVRATALDAARAGFGTRVLLDLTAAVAPHTAARALEELRAAGVTLVGHQAGRGGHEDAQGG from the coding sequence ATGCACCGCGCACTGATCGTCGTCGACGTACAGAACGACTTCTGCGAAGGCGGCAGCCTCGCGGTCACCGGCGGAGCCGACGTCGCCGCCGCCGTCACCGAGTACATCGGCCAGGCCACGCCCGCGTACCGGCACGTCGTCGCCACCCGGGACCACCACATCGATCCCGGTGCCCACTTCGCGCACCCCCCGGCGGAGCCGGACTTCGAGACCTCCTGGCCCGTCCACTGCGTCGCCGGGACCGAGGGCGTGGGCTTCCACCCGAACTTCGCCCCCGCCGTGGCCTCGGGCGCCGTCGCCGCCGTCTTCGACAAGGGCGCGTACGAGGCCGCGTACAGCGGCTTCGAGGGCGCCGACGAGAACGGGGCGACGCTCGGCCAGTGGCTGCGGGACCGGCAGGTCACCGAGGTGGACGTGGTCGGGATCGCCACCGATCACTGTGTCAGGGCCACCGCCCTCGACGCCGCCCGCGCCGGCTTCGGCACCCGGGTCCTGCTGGACCTGACGGCCGCCGTCGCCCCGCACACCGCCGCACGGGCCCTGGAGGAGCTCCGTGCGGCGGGGGTGACCCTGGTGGGCCACCAGGCGGGCCGGGGCGGCCACGAGGACGCCCAGGGCGGCTAG
- a CDS encoding immune inhibitor A domain-containing protein, whose amino-acid sequence MAACATSATFFTVTAAQAEGKAPAPAADRQDPTAPAKVVEHDLKGPFSEQQAQQRKAALDQVLQGKKGVEQRGASKVVKLDDKKYVELGREKTDKIFTILVEFGDQVDNTTMFDPDGPGPQPAVPKYGGTPGPLHNTIAQPDRAKDNSTAWRKDFSREYFQDLYFASGQGRDSLKTYYEKTSSGRYSVEGEVADWVKVPYNEGRYGSNYCGQTNCSNVWDTVKDGVTAWVEAQKKAGKTDAEIKAKLAQYDLWDRYDFDGDGNFNEPDGYIDHFQIVHAGEDESAGGGVQGTTALWAHRWYAYGTAAGKTGPDNNKAGGTQIGDSGIWVGDYTMQPENGGLGVFAHEYGHDLGLPDLYDTSGGGENSVGFWSLMSAGSWLGTGKDSIGDLPGDMTAWDKLQLGWLNYDTAKAATKSTHKLGVSEFNTKDKQALVVELPKKQVKTEVVAPAEGSAQWWSGMGDDLKNTLTRSVDLTGKTSAALSLKGWWDIEADYDYLYTEVSTDGGATWTALAGTADGTALPADASGSPSLTGVSGAWKSLNFPLDAYAGKKVDLRFRYQTDGGAGGKGFTADAVTLTADGSALFTDGAENGDNGWTGKGFSRIGASFSKEYAQYYLAENRRYVSYDQTLKVGPYNFGFGNTKPDWVEHYPYQDGLLIWQWDTSQKDNNTSQHPGQGLILPIDANAKPMKWADGTLLRNKIQPYDAAFSAYSTDAFTLHKNGESLFLKPKPAKLVFDDRKGTYYYDENPTGSVKVTDTNTKIKILKETYDGEVMTVEVGPSSK is encoded by the coding sequence ATGGCTGCTTGTGCGACAAGCGCCACCTTCTTCACCGTCACCGCGGCCCAGGCCGAGGGCAAGGCCCCGGCTCCTGCGGCCGACCGGCAGGACCCGACCGCTCCTGCCAAGGTCGTCGAGCACGACCTGAAGGGCCCGTTCAGCGAGCAGCAGGCCCAGCAGCGCAAGGCCGCCCTGGACCAGGTGCTCCAGGGCAAGAAGGGCGTCGAGCAGCGCGGCGCCTCCAAGGTCGTCAAGCTCGACGACAAGAAGTACGTCGAGCTCGGCCGCGAGAAGACCGACAAGATCTTCACGATCCTCGTCGAGTTCGGCGACCAGGTCGACAACACGACCATGTTCGACCCGGACGGCCCCGGCCCGCAGCCGGCGGTTCCGAAGTACGGCGGCACCCCCGGTCCGCTGCACAACACGATCGCCCAGCCGGACCGTGCGAAGGACAACAGCACGGCCTGGCGCAAGGACTTCAGCCGCGAGTACTTCCAGGACCTGTACTTCGCGTCGGGTCAGGGCAGGGACTCGCTGAAGACCTACTACGAGAAGACCTCCTCGGGCCGCTACTCGGTCGAGGGCGAGGTCGCCGACTGGGTCAAGGTCCCGTACAACGAGGGCCGTTACGGCTCCAACTACTGCGGCCAGACCAACTGCTCCAACGTGTGGGACACCGTCAAGGACGGCGTCACCGCGTGGGTGGAGGCCCAGAAGAAGGCCGGGAAGACCGACGCCGAGATCAAGGCGAAACTGGCCCAGTACGACCTCTGGGACCGCTACGACTTCGACGGCGACGGCAACTTCAACGAGCCCGACGGCTACATCGACCACTTCCAGATCGTCCACGCGGGCGAGGACGAGTCGGCCGGCGGCGGCGTGCAGGGCACGACCGCGCTGTGGGCGCACCGCTGGTACGCCTACGGCACCGCGGCGGGCAAGACCGGCCCGGACAACAACAAGGCCGGCGGCACCCAGATCGGCGACTCCGGCATCTGGGTCGGCGACTACACGATGCAGCCCGAGAACGGCGGCCTCGGCGTCTTCGCGCACGAGTACGGCCACGACCTCGGCCTGCCCGACCTCTACGACACCTCCGGTGGCGGCGAGAACTCGGTCGGCTTCTGGTCCCTGATGTCGGCCGGCTCCTGGCTCGGCACCGGCAAGGACTCCATCGGCGACCTCCCGGGCGACATGACCGCCTGGGACAAGCTCCAGCTGGGCTGGCTGAACTACGACACGGCGAAGGCCGCGACGAAGTCCACCCACAAGCTGGGCGTTTCGGAGTTCAACACCAAGGACAAGCAGGCCCTGGTCGTCGAGCTGCCGAAGAAGCAGGTCAAGACCGAGGTCGTCGCGCCCGCCGAGGGTTCCGCCCAGTGGTGGAGCGGCATGGGTGACGACCTCAAGAACACCCTCACCCGGTCGGTGGACCTGACGGGCAAGACGTCCGCCGCGCTGTCCCTCAAGGGCTGGTGGGACATCGAGGCCGACTACGACTACCTCTACACCGAGGTGTCCACGGACGGCGGCGCCACCTGGACCGCCCTCGCCGGCACCGCCGACGGCACGGCCCTCCCGGCCGACGCCTCCGGCAGCCCGTCGCTCACCGGTGTCTCGGGTGCCTGGAAGTCGCTGAACTTCCCGCTCGACGCCTACGCGGGCAAGAAGGTCGACCTCCGCTTCCGTTACCAGACGGACGGAGGCGCGGGCGGCAAGGGCTTCACCGCCGACGCCGTGACCCTCACCGCGGACGGCTCCGCGCTGTTCACCGACGGCGCCGAGAACGGCGACAACGGCTGGACGGGCAAGGGCTTCTCCCGCATCGGCGCCAGCTTCAGCAAGGAGTACGCGCAGTACTACCTGGCCGAGAACCGCCGTTACGTCTCGTACGACCAGACCCTCAAGGTCGGCCCGTACAACTTCGGCTTCGGCAACACCAAGCCCGACTGGGTCGAGCACTACCCGTACCAGGACGGCCTGCTCATCTGGCAGTGGGACACCAGCCAGAAGGACAACAACACCAGCCAGCACCCGGGCCAGGGTCTGATCCTTCCGATCGACGCCAACGCCAAGCCCATGAAGTGGGCCGACGGCACCCTGCTGCGGAACAAGATCCAGCCGTACGACGCCGCCTTCAGCGCGTACTCGACGGATGCGTTCACCCTGCACAAGAACGGCGAGTCGCTGTTCCTGAAGCCGAAGCCGGCCAAGCTGGTCTTCGACGACCGCAAGGGCACGTACTACTACGACGAGAACCCGACCGGATCGGTGAAGGTCACTGACACCAACACCAAGATCAAGATCCTGAAGGAGACCTACGACGGTGAGGTCATGACCGTCGAGGTTGGCCCCTCCTCGAAGTAA
- a CDS encoding RDD family protein translates to MSTDQPPPGEPPEEDPFRKKPQEPTPPPGGSPYGAPPPGSGGAPPPPGGPGAGGYPPPPPPYGGGDPYGGGSGMPDPLAGMPPLADTGKRIVARIIDWLVVGIPVWLVWFLLVGFSVNWDMGDADAGEDVPDAAAGWYNGAFFLWLLIAIVAYIAYDWYFNAKSGRTLGKKAMGLRVAMLNDGRVPPSKSSLGRACALWLPCLVPCCGGLWWIVVFISILVDKPYQQGLHDKAAKTVVVQST, encoded by the coding sequence ATGAGTACCGACCAGCCGCCGCCGGGCGAGCCGCCCGAGGAGGACCCGTTCCGCAAGAAGCCCCAGGAACCGACGCCTCCGCCGGGCGGTTCGCCGTACGGGGCGCCGCCCCCCGGAAGCGGCGGAGCCCCGCCGCCCCCGGGAGGCCCGGGCGCCGGCGGATACCCGCCCCCGCCTCCCCCGTACGGCGGCGGTGACCCCTACGGCGGCGGCTCCGGCATGCCCGACCCGCTCGCAGGCATGCCGCCGCTCGCGGACACCGGCAAGCGGATCGTCGCGCGCATCATCGACTGGCTCGTCGTAGGCATCCCGGTCTGGCTCGTCTGGTTCCTCCTGGTGGGGTTCAGCGTCAACTGGGACATGGGCGACGCCGATGCGGGGGAGGACGTGCCCGACGCGGCCGCCGGCTGGTACAACGGCGCCTTCTTTCTGTGGTTGTTGATCGCGATCGTCGCCTACATCGCGTACGACTGGTACTTCAACGCCAAGAGCGGCAGGACCCTCGGCAAGAAGGCGATGGGTCTGCGCGTCGCCATGCTCAACGACGGCAGAGTGCCCCCGTCCAAGAGTTCCCTCGGCCGGGCGTGCGCCCTGTGGCTGCCGTGTCTCGTCCCTTGCTGCGGCGGCCTCTGGTGGATCGTCGTGTTCATCTCGATCCTGGTCGACAAGCCCTACCAGCAGGGCCTGCACGACAAGGCGGCCAAGACCGTCGTCGTCCAGTCGACCTGA
- a CDS encoding RDD family protein — MTASPGDGEHAAREGYYPDPSIPGFIRYWNGAAWVPGTSRPAPAQETGPVFLDETSVTEALPEPETERAREREREPEREREPERGPEAVAEPEPAVWQADPLHQAGFGGPRDHRVSWGSPPEPEPEPEPEPEPEPEPEPKPEPEPEPKPKPEPERGAGQAAARPTGISLARTAAAAAAPARLPAQASTGILSARSPAAQAPAPAAAAPAPVAPAPVAPAWPDAPGAGESGVTSSWPGAAAPSRPAAPAPAASRAAAPAPAPAPAPSRPAAPADPHPEAELPAAPRPGTAQAAEAPRPEVWAPRPAGVRPKVPGAAAPAPAEPRSKGWEPSGSEGDRPGSSASRPAGTRTHREVFERMAERAVRPAGLVRRAVARALDSLVLAAVAAAVARPLLPEATAHVQAKVDAARTSGRTTTVWLFDTTIAGHLGVVLGAVLLFGVLYEALPTALWGRTPGKKLLGVRVLSTATLRPPGFGAALLRWLVYAFLGVLGSLWCLVDRPRRQAWHDKAARTYVAR, encoded by the coding sequence ATGACGGCCTCCCCTGGTGACGGCGAGCACGCGGCCCGCGAGGGCTACTACCCCGATCCGTCCATCCCCGGATTCATCCGGTACTGGAACGGTGCGGCCTGGGTGCCGGGCACGAGCCGCCCCGCCCCCGCCCAGGAGACGGGGCCGGTGTTCCTGGACGAGACCTCCGTGACCGAGGCGCTGCCGGAGCCCGAAACGGAACGCGCGCGCGAACGGGAACGCGAACCGGAACGGGAACGCGAACCGGAACGCGGGCCGGAAGCCGTCGCCGAGCCCGAACCCGCGGTGTGGCAGGCCGACCCCCTGCACCAGGCCGGCTTCGGCGGGCCCCGCGACCACCGGGTCTCGTGGGGCAGCCCGCCCGAGCCCGAGCCCGAGCCCGAGCCCGAGCCCGAGCCCGAGCCCGAGCCCGAGCCCAAGCCCGAGCCCGAGCCCGAGCCCAAGCCCAAGCCCGAGCCCGAGCGGGGGGCCGGCCAGGCCGCCGCCCGGCCGACGGGGATCTCCCTGGCCCGTACGGCGGCCGCCGCGGCGGCGCCCGCACGGCTTCCCGCGCAGGCCTCCACGGGAATCCTGTCGGCGCGCTCCCCGGCCGCGCAGGCTCCCGCCCCGGCCGCTGCTGCCCCGGCCCCGGTCGCCCCCGCCCCCGTCGCCCCGGCATGGCCCGACGCACCCGGAGCCGGAGAGTCCGGAGTCACCTCCTCCTGGCCCGGGGCAGCCGCCCCCTCCCGGCCCGCCGCCCCGGCCCCCGCCGCCTCCCGGGCCGCCGCCCCCGCCCCCGCCCCCGCCCCCGCCCCCTCCCGGCCCGCCGCCCCGGCCGATCCGCACCCGGAGGCCGAGCTCCCCGCCGCCCCCCGCCCCGGCACGGCGCAGGCCGCCGAGGCACCCCGGCCCGAGGTGTGGGCGCCCCGGCCCGCGGGAGTCCGCCCGAAGGTGCCCGGCGCCGCGGCGCCGGCCCCGGCGGAGCCCCGGTCCAAGGGCTGGGAGCCGAGCGGGTCCGAGGGCGACCGCCCGGGGAGCTCCGCCTCCCGCCCGGCAGGCACCCGTACGCACCGTGAGGTGTTCGAGCGCATGGCCGAACGGGCGGTGCGCCCCGCCGGGCTGGTGCGCAGAGCCGTGGCCCGCGCGCTGGACTCCCTCGTCCTCGCCGCCGTCGCCGCGGCCGTCGCCCGGCCCCTCCTCCCCGAGGCCACCGCCCACGTGCAGGCCAAGGTCGACGCCGCCCGCACCAGCGGACGCACCACCACCGTCTGGCTGTTCGACACGACCATCGCCGGCCACCTGGGCGTGGTCCTCGGCGCGGTCCTCCTCTTCGGAGTGCTGTACGAGGCGCTCCCCACGGCCCTCTGGGGCCGCACCCCGGGCAAGAAGCTGCTCGGCGTGCGCGTGCTGTCCACCGCCACCCTGCGCCCGCCCGGCTTCGGCGCGGCCCTGCTCCGCTGGCTCGTCTACGCCTTCCTCGGCGTCCTGGGCAGCCTCTGGTGCCTCGTGGACCGCCCGCGCCGCCAGGCCTGGCACGACAAGGCGGCGAGGACCTACGTGGCCCGCTAG